In the Paramisgurnus dabryanus chromosome 5, PD_genome_1.1, whole genome shotgun sequence genome, one interval contains:
- the LOC135774212 gene encoding uncharacterized protein isoform X1, producing MNWFIACCFTFLHLCPMPFKAMLLPPINLTVEVLDFMATVQWLPAPGNPSGTTYTLEFTPVENISVGKWNHSANCGNISTLKCDLTFDQQPNELFANYAKYYVRVKTMLNGTSSNWTTTLKSFELDDTRLSSPEVKISTNQQNITIIFSHRLESKRGITLEFFLYLFENDPAGKSKGVGQKSTSTSPYTFHDVPLGNNYCINVSASHRKAYRENNYNTTKCFFLTDSSERSSGGLVVIVTVVFFIAVALSCVCVYQRYRYKYIIKNLQIPEALRVIPGTKRVLKFGLENLHQITQTKSNELTSTEDCVSASEEDNTLLYHPRKSTSVILNLLSVDEQKAVVHQPNPDEDAETLNPCLSNYKEAANMDVSEENISEIGNGYMHSGATVRSLCPTSNLLPFTESETPHISTVNIMLDRDCLSERRCEVDSLLSDNSHESAASDKEDNVSWDDFFTGDGYEPRPDPRT from the exons ATGAATTGGTTTATAGCCTGCTGCTTCACATTCCTCCACTTATGCCCGATGCCATTTAAAG CAATGCTCCTTCCTCCAATCAACCTGACTGTGGAAGTCTTGGATTTCATGGCTACCGTTCAATGGCTTCCTGCACCCGGAAACCCTTCTGGCACCACATATACCTTGGAGTTTACACCTGTAGAAAACAT ATCTGTAGGAAAATGGAATCATTCTGCAAACTGCGGTAACATATCCACGCTGAAGTGTGACCTGACCTTTGACCAACAACCTAATGAACTCTTTGCGAATTATGCGAAATACTATGTGAGGGTCAAGACCATGCTTAACGGGACGAGCTCCAACTGGACAACTACATTAAAGTCTTTTGAGCTAGATGACA CTCGTCTGAGTTCCCCGGAGGTAAAAATCTCAACTAATCAGCAGAATATTACCATCATTTTCAGTCATAGGCTGGAATCAAAACGAGGAATAACCCTGGAGTTCTTCCTATATCTTTTTGAGAACGATCCTGCAGGAAAATCTAAG GGTGTAGGACAGAAATCAACCTCAACATCTCCCTACACTTTTCATGACGTGCCTCTTGGCAACAACTACTGCATTAATGTTTCCGCTAGTCATCGAAAGGCCTATCGTGAAAACAACTATAATACAACCAAGTGCTTCTTTCTCACAG ACTCTTCTGAACGCTCTTCAGGTGGATTGGTGGTCATTGTGACTGTAGTGTTCTTTATTGCAGTTGCTTTgagttgtgtttgtgtttaccaaagatatagatataaatatataataaaaaatctccAGATTCCAGAAGCTCTG CGTGTCATCCCAGGAACTAAAAGAGTCCTAAAATTTGGTCTGGAAAATCTCCATCAAATTACACAGACTAAGTCGAATGAACTGACAAGCACCGAAGACTGTGTTTCTGCATCTGAGGAGGACAATACTCTGTTATATCATCCGAGGAAGTCTACAAGTGTTATTCTTAATCTATTATCGGTCGATGAGCAAAAAGCTGTTGTTCACCAACCAAACCCTGATGAGGATGCCGAAACATTGAATCCGTGTTTATCAAATTACAAGGAAGCTGCTAATATGGATGTGAGTGAAGAAAACATATCTGAAATTGGCAATGGTTACATGCATTCAGGAGCCACTGTCAGGAGCCTATGTCCTACCTCAAACCTTTTACCGTTTACTGAATCTGAAACACCACACATAAGCACTGTGAATATAATGCTGGATAGAGATTGTCTATCAGAGAGACGGTGTGAGGTGGATTCTCTACTGTCTGACAATAGCCATGAAAGTGCGGCGTCTGATAAAGAAGACAATGTCTCGTGGGATGATTTTTTCACAGGTGATGGCTATGAGCCGAGGCCTGATCCAAGGACTTGA
- the bicdl2 gene encoding BICD family-like cargo adapter 2 isoform X1: protein MYSSKKENLPSPILEESFFPFSSSNSSSNQCIMAPAIGADDLLASPQDDRSPTLLEKDLILAAEVGQALLEKNEELAATLEQMERDMEAAQQEKHLLQRRLEVRDLEASQREAELQADITAFREQLDQKHAQSRDRRREESEQLTQLSNHNQKLVEQLAEAVSLEHTLRTELRTLREEMEDSSFSKSISSARLESLQAENTVLKERCAHLDDRLKSTQEDNDRLRSERDGLRERVMDLQTSLKDKETELEQEHSIVFQLRTVNRTLQQKVEALGEEASLGEPTCFPLSLQSEIQQSQAKETILAHSAILQVKEEEIQRLQEEIQAKETELEELREEIKPFRNNPGKPTYSALEEEIILARQERDALNQQLLNTIKHKVALSQEVESWQEDMRLVICHQVQLQQKEREKEKDMEERGFQRGSRTTRSLRLRGEDGRKSFFSSLFGGD from the exons ATGTATTCATCCAAGAAGGAGAACCTACCCTCTCCCATCCTGGAGGAATCTTTCTTTCCTTTCTCTTCATCGAACTCTTCCTCTAATCAATGCATCATGGCTCCTGCCATAGGGGCGGATGATCTTCTCGCTTCACCGCAGGATGACCGTAGCCCTACGCTGCTGGAAAAGGACCTGATTCTGGCCGCAGAGGTGGGACAAGCTTTGCTGGAGAAAAATGAGGAGCTGGCTGCCACGCTTGAGCAGATGGAGAGGGACATGGAG GCTGCACAGCAGGAGAAACACCTGCTGCAGCGACGCCTGGAGGTACGAGACCTGGAGGCAAGTCAGCGGGAAGCGGAATTACAGGCTGACATCACGGCGTTCCGGGAGCAGCTGGATCAAAAGCACGCTCAGAGTCGCGATCGGCGGCGTGAGGAGAGCGAGCAGCTCACTCAGCTGTCCAATCACAACCAAAAACTTGTTGAACAGCTGGCAGAG gCGGTGTCTTTAGAACACACTTTACGGACCGAACTTCGTACTTTAAGAGAAGAAATGGAGGATTCCAGTTTCAGCAAATCTATAAGCTCTGCTAGACTGGAAAGTCTGCAAGCAGAG AACACAGTTTTAAAGGAGCGATGTGCTCATTTAGATGACCGGCTGAAATCAACCCAAGAAGACAATGACCGGCTTAGATCTGAGAGGGATGGATTAAGAGAGAGGGTGATGGATCTACAGACCAGCCTGAAGGATAAAGAAACTGAG CTGGAACAGGAGCACAGCATAGTGTTTCAGCTGCGCACAGTCAACCGTACTCTGCAGCAAAAGGTTGAAGCTTTGGGAGAAGAAGCCAGTCTGGGGGAGCCTACCTGTTTCCCTTTGTCACTTCAAAGTGAGATCCAGCAGTCTCAG GCCAAAGAAACCATCTTGGCCCATTCGGCCATTCTACAAGTCAAAGAAGAAGAGATCCAGAGGTTGCAGGAAGAG ATACAGGCCAAAGAAACTGAATTAGAGGAGCTGAGGGAGGAGATCAAGCCGTTTCGTAACAATCCTGGTAAACCTACGTACAG TGCCTTGGAGGAGGAGATCATTTTGGCTCGGCAAGAACGAGATGCACTTAACCAGCAACTTCTCAACACCATCAAACACAAGGTGGCACTGTCACAGGAAGTCGAGTCTTGGCAG GAGGACATGCGTCTGGTGATCTGCCATCAGGTTCAACTTCAGCAGAAAGAGAGGGAAAAGGAAAAGGACATGGAAGAGCGAGGTTTTCAGAGAGGCTCTCGAACCACCAGGTCTCTGCGGTTACGTGGGGAAGATGGAAGGAAAAGCTTTTTTTCTTCACTATTTGGCGGAGATTAA
- the bicdl2 gene encoding BICD family-like cargo adapter 2 isoform X2 codes for MYSSKKENLPSPILEESFFPFSSSNSSSNQCIMAPAIGADDLLASPQDDRSPTLLEKDLILAAEVGQALLEKNEELAATLEQMERDMEAAQQEKHLLQRRLEVRDLEASQREAELQADITAFREQLDQKHAQSRDRRREESEQLTQLSNHNQKLVEQLAEAVSLEHTLRTELRTLREEMEDSSFSKSISSARLESLQAENTVLKERCAHLDDRLKSTQEDNDRLRSERDGLRERVMDLQTSLKDKETEAKETILAHSAILQVKEEEIQRLQEEIQAKETELEELREEIKPFRNNPGKPTYSALEEEIILARQERDALNQQLLNTIKHKVALSQEVESWQEDMRLVICHQVQLQQKEREKEKDMEERGFQRGSRTTRSLRLRGEDGRKSFFSSLFGGD; via the exons ATGTATTCATCCAAGAAGGAGAACCTACCCTCTCCCATCCTGGAGGAATCTTTCTTTCCTTTCTCTTCATCGAACTCTTCCTCTAATCAATGCATCATGGCTCCTGCCATAGGGGCGGATGATCTTCTCGCTTCACCGCAGGATGACCGTAGCCCTACGCTGCTGGAAAAGGACCTGATTCTGGCCGCAGAGGTGGGACAAGCTTTGCTGGAGAAAAATGAGGAGCTGGCTGCCACGCTTGAGCAGATGGAGAGGGACATGGAG GCTGCACAGCAGGAGAAACACCTGCTGCAGCGACGCCTGGAGGTACGAGACCTGGAGGCAAGTCAGCGGGAAGCGGAATTACAGGCTGACATCACGGCGTTCCGGGAGCAGCTGGATCAAAAGCACGCTCAGAGTCGCGATCGGCGGCGTGAGGAGAGCGAGCAGCTCACTCAGCTGTCCAATCACAACCAAAAACTTGTTGAACAGCTGGCAGAG gCGGTGTCTTTAGAACACACTTTACGGACCGAACTTCGTACTTTAAGAGAAGAAATGGAGGATTCCAGTTTCAGCAAATCTATAAGCTCTGCTAGACTGGAAAGTCTGCAAGCAGAG AACACAGTTTTAAAGGAGCGATGTGCTCATTTAGATGACCGGCTGAAATCAACCCAAGAAGACAATGACCGGCTTAGATCTGAGAGGGATGGATTAAGAGAGAGGGTGATGGATCTACAGACCAGCCTGAAGGATAAAGAAACTGAG GCCAAAGAAACCATCTTGGCCCATTCGGCCATTCTACAAGTCAAAGAAGAAGAGATCCAGAGGTTGCAGGAAGAG ATACAGGCCAAAGAAACTGAATTAGAGGAGCTGAGGGAGGAGATCAAGCCGTTTCGTAACAATCCTGGTAAACCTACGTACAG TGCCTTGGAGGAGGAGATCATTTTGGCTCGGCAAGAACGAGATGCACTTAACCAGCAACTTCTCAACACCATCAAACACAAGGTGGCACTGTCACAGGAAGTCGAGTCTTGGCAG GAGGACATGCGTCTGGTGATCTGCCATCAGGTTCAACTTCAGCAGAAAGAGAGGGAAAAGGAAAAGGACATGGAAGAGCGAGGTTTTCAGAGAGGCTCTCGAACCACCAGGTCTCTGCGGTTACGTGGGGAAGATGGAAGGAAAAGCTTTTTTTCTTCACTATTTGGCGGAGATTAA
- the mia gene encoding melanoma-derived growth regulatory protein yields MEGHNWTFLLVLCCLLPLATQAARHMPKLSDKKLCADSECNYPILIAKALQDYYPQDCRFIPIYQGQFVYVYAMLKDQGNLFWAGSVQGSYYGAQEARLGYFPSSVVEEAYALTPAEVEVETNKWDFYCH; encoded by the exons ATGGAGGGGCACAACTGGACTTTTCTCTTGGTATTGTGCTGTCTTCTGCCACTGGCAACTCAGGCTGCCAGGCATATGCCAAAGCTCTCAGACAAGAAGCTATGCGCTGATTCAGAATGTAACT ATCCTATACTCATTGCTAAAGCTCTACAGGATTATTATCCACAAGACTGTCGCTTCATACCAATCTACCAAGGCCAATTTGTCTATGTGTATGCAATGCTGAAAGACCAAGGAAaccttttctgggctggaagt GTTCAAGGGTCGTATTATGGAGCTCAGGAGGCTCGTCTGGGATATTTCCCGAGCAGTGTTGTTGAAGAGGCATATGCATTAACGCCTGCTGAGGTTGAGGTCGAAACAAAC